The nucleotide window CCCTGCTCCGCGAACAACGGCCACGCAATAATGGGCACACCATACTTAACACTCTCCACCGTCGAGTTCCACCCGCAATGAGACAAAAATGCCCCCGTGGACGGGTGGCTCAACACTCCCACCTGAGGCGCCCATCCACTCACCACCAACCCAACTCCCTTCGACCTCTCCACAAACCCGTCCGGTAAGTACGCTATAGGGTCATCCACGTCACTCCCCGCACTGAAAAACCCAGAGATAGCGCAGTCACTAGGCTTCCGAACTACTAGAACAAACCTCTGCTGACTCAGTTCTAAACCCCAAGCCAACTCAGTGAGTTGTTCACTAGTTAGTGTCCCTCCACTTCCTAGTGCAACAAACAGGACCGAGTCTTTTGGCTGTTTATCAAGCCATGCAATAGTTTCTTTCTCATACTTGGTCAAAACCGGTTCAGCTTGTTTCGTGAGCGGTCCAATGGGATAAACCCGAGGCGTGGGAATATTAGCAAAGAACGGTTCATGTTTCACTGCTTTGAGTGAGACCGATTCAAGATCCTCCCAACTATTCACAAATATCCCAGTAACCATAGGTAACCTACTAACATGCATAAACCACTGTTGGTATTCGTTGATCATACTCTTGGGGACTAGATACATCAAGTCTTGAGTTTGGATCGGGTTGCAACCGGGAACCTTAACAGGTTCGGGTAGATCCACGTACTCACCATCCGCCTTGCAATCCAGCGTCGGAAGATATAAAGAGAAGGTCAAAAGGGCTGCTGAAGCCGTGAAAAATGAATAAACCGGAATTGATAGGTCTTTACATGCTTCAAACACGCCCGTACAGAACATATCGATAATAAGAGCTTTCACTTTTGGTCGTTTCAATCCATTTAGGACGGACCGAAGCGGACGAATGGACTGTTCAACTATATAGCAGAGGCGGGCGACGGTTTTCATGTTATTGAGGAGTTCGTTGGACATGTCTGGAGGTGGGAGGTCGACAATATGGAGGTCGGGAATTGGGTAGGCGGTTAAATAACTGTCTTGAGCAACGGTGGAGCCAGCAGTGATGACGAGAAAAGTGACCTGAAAGTTATGTTGAGTGACGAGACGAACCGCGAGCTCGTAAAGTGGGGTGATGTGACCCATTCCAGGGCTTGCGAGAAGAGCCACATGAGGCTTTGGTGCACACTCATTGACCATTATCTCTACGTGATTGTTGTTATCGTAAAAGGTTTTAGAGGTttgaagaaaaagatgatgtGTTAGGATGGAGAATAGAGAGCTTTTATCTACATATAAATACCATGGCGTAATTATAATATGTTATCCTATCATTTTAAGTTAATGTTTTCCAGTCATTAATCTACATGTGATCACATGGGCGCATGTTATTGTGGGCATTAACTTTTACAGTTTTTAGATTCCGAGTCTTGTGAAAATGTTTGACCAGTCGAGCATGCATCACCCATTAATTATGGAAAAATCTAGCTATATTGGCCTACTGTTTTACCATAATAAATTCTTCCAATATAATATCATATAGAAAAGCATTTATTTTGTGACGTCACGCGTCACATAAGCGGGTGAcgtgaaaaaaaaatcattttagaGAAAAATTGAAAGCCTTGAGCCAGAAATTATGAAATTCTAGGCATCCTTGTATATGACAGCGCAAGATCGCAATAGTCTTGaacaaagaaataaaaaatatataagttAGTTTAATCTCTCGAAATCTATAatcaaatttaaaaaagaaaaaaatactaaaaaatctCTGGACCACAtctagaaaaaaattaaaaatactcAAAATAGTGATAAAAATAAACAGctgaaaataaaattaaaaaactcAAACCCACAACATAATTGAATGACTTAATTACATAAATGGGTCCTGcggtttatacataatttcgcctttgggtactaacttatttttttaacaggtttaggttccacggtttcaattttgtaacagctttaggtactaacaccaaaattagttaattaatgactaaaatacctttgcatttttttaagtttatcaatgtaacatatttgggtactaacacctaattttatttaagtttaaattaattttacaaaatctatttatttttttattttcattattttattatatctcttaattaacataaactctatttattttttttcatatttttattaaatttcttatttaacataaaatctacttgttacaccaatatttttttttaaatagattttttaaataaaatctactagctatatagttttatgaaaattaaattttcattttcaattttggattgaaatgattgataataataaatatctttcatgtaaaaaaaattaagcctttttttaactcgtgtttttgttcatttacattttactattttagaaagatatttaatttacataaaactatgtagctaggtattttagataaaactatatagctaggtatttagataaaactaaaaaaatttaagcctttttttaactcgtttttttttgtaaaatagatttttaatttacataaaattatatagctagtagattttactggtgcaactagtagattttatgtaaattaaatacctttctaaaatagtaaaatgtaaatgaacaaaaaacgagttaaaaatggcttaattttttttacatgaaagatatttattattattattattattattattattattattattattatcaatcatatatatccaaaattcaaaacgagtaaggtttacattatttaaaactagtaagaaatttaatttacataaaactatatagctagtagattttatttaaaaatctatttaaaaaaaatactggtgtaacaagtagattttatgttaaataagaaatttaataaaaatatgaaaataaacaaaataaatagactttatgttaattaagagatataataaaaagatgaaaataaaaaaaaatagattttgtaaaattgatttaaacttaaataaaattaggtgttagtacccaaatgtgttacattgataaacttaaaaaaatgcaagggtattttagtcattaattaactaattttggtgttagtacccaatggtgttacaaaattgaaaccatagaacctaaatctgttaaaatAGAAAGTTAGTACACAAAaacgaaattaggtataaacacaggacccatttgtgtaattaactctaattgaATAAAGCAAAAAAATTAATCTATTTAAAACTGGTTTTTCTGTACTGCTATGTAAACATTTTATGATAATTCAAAATTATTGATAAATATGTTTTTTATAAGTCATTATATGGAATCCAAGCCAGACGTTGTTTGTTATTGTTGGGAATCCTAGCCTCGCAACATCAGTGTGTGTAGTGACATATCATGTTACCCCTAGTTTAGAGTTGCCAATGCATGTTAATAGTATAGTACTAATAAAATATAGCCTCCACGTTATTTcatataaaaaattgtaaaatacatataatatacCCAATACCATGGGTAACGATATACCGACTATGGTCTACGCGCTGTGGAAAAACAACATGATTAATTATAGCTTAATGTTTACTGTATAAAATTCACAAGTTGTTGACAGGCCGTAACATGTTTAGTCAAACGGTAAGTGATGAAACAATGAGACATCATATGGTATTGAAATAATCTGATCGATTCAAATCTTGTAGATTTTTTATTTTAAGGTCGAATGGTAAATGATGAAACAATGAGACTTCATATGGTATTGAAATAATTTGATCGATTCCAATCTCGTAGatcttttattttaatttttatttttttctaatgaCAAGAAAAACTTTAGAGAAGATTAGGGTGCACGGGGCACATGTGGTGACCCCAGTTGCCGTGCGGGTACACCCCACCATCCAATTTTTGCCGCGCGGGGATGGCTTGGCTTGGTGAGTGGTCACCGattgagagagaggagagagagaataGGTGATTGGTTGTCAATGTGAGTGCACTCTTTTTCCACCAattatatttttttcttctttttttataaaaaaataattgtgtgagTGGAGTAATGCCAACGTTTAAGTGCAAAATGGGGAGTTAaaaggggagttgacgtggcgcgtGCTGATTGGATGTGTATAAGAGAGGTCACTCCCCTCTtagaggagtgcccctctcacccttataGAAATGGACATAGTAAGATATTCAGTTGGCCAATGTCATTAGCCGGTCGTAACACGTTGGGTTGCTGGCTGATACAGCCAACTAGAGACGGATATACCCTTTGACTAGGGTGGGCCTATGCCCACCGTACATCAAGCCCACAATGTAGATAAAAAACAGTGAAATAAATGTTCTACACTCACTAATTTAACCATTGTAATACCAATTTAGTTTCaaaaaatagtaataataattttaaaaaacATGCACATTCTTGCCATTTATTTAACCATTGTAGAGTGTGGTAACTTTATATATGAAGTTCAGCGTTCAAAAAAtggaataataataattttataaCAGTGCGTATTCTTGCCAATAACAGTGTGTAATCTCGCCAAATGAAAAAGGATATGTCAATATAAAAATGTTGGAAATAATATCATTCAATGTGAAATATATAAGTTGTTATTATTGTTACATGTGGTTTTAATCTCGTGGATAAGTATGGTGCAAGGTATAAAAGCAAAGGGGTTGTTTTGGTATATTAATAGAAGTTAGAGGTTGCTGGTGAAAGATGTTAAGGGCTGCAATGAAAAGTTGTATTCTTGGAGGTGTAGAGTGTATCTCGTGAGGGCCTGATTGTAATTTATTTGGATCTGGTATATAAAGAAGTAAGGTTACTCTTGGCATAACACTTACACTTTTTTACTAGTCATCCTCTGTCGTTCTTATTGCTCTCGAGCTTTGTATCTATTAGAGATCTTGTTGATCTTGTTGATCTCATCTTGAAGATCTGGTTGAAGATCTTTGTATTTTTGTATTGATTTGGTATTAGATCAACTGATATTTCATCAGTTGATCAGTgtattgtttgtgattgttacAGATCTTACTTTCGTAAGATCTAGGGTTTTGGTTGGGCATTTTTAGGTTGGTTAACTAATAAAAGTTTTCCGTCATGTTTTGCCGCTATATCTTGTGTTGTTGTTTACTTTTCAGTATTTCTTTGTTGTTCTATACcatttttacatggtatcagagccattggctCCTGTTGATGATCTTTGTTTTATCCGCTGTGAAGTTTTTGATTGTTTGTTGATTTTTGCTTAGGGTTTCTGTTCTCGAAAACTGGTGTTGGTGGCTGATCTTCTCAGATCTGTTATTCTGGTGGCGTACTTGTTGTTACCGAACGAAACCCTAGATTAGGGTTTGTTGGCTTCTGGTTTCTTCTCCGATCTGCCTTCTGCGTCAGTCTCTGAAACCCTAGAAGGTTCAGGGAAAACTAACCAGAAGTGTTATTGTTGCTTGGCTGCATCAGATCTTGTAGTTCTTGAAAACTACAGGATCTGGTATTATTTGAAGATATTTGCTCCCGCTGTAAGATCGTTCCTACcctctctttttatttctattgTTGGTTAGTTGAAGTTGGGGTAGTGAGTACTGGCattgttgattgtttgttattgttgattcttgattatgCTGTGACTTCTCTGTGGTGTTCTATTCCGTgttacttgtcacaccccaactgatggcggaaacatcggggcatggcactgagcgaaacagattgtccatgagtatccataacaactattcattACCAGATAATTAAatgtcatgtcccataccacaacatatccaaataaaaacagttattacaaataattgtctcaaaaacaaatACTATCCCGTGACATAACTAGACCCCTAgcttgattcaccaaagcacaggaattcctagcatcttaagcacctgtcacatacgttaaaaataaaggtcaataaacatagtgtaaaggtgagcatacaggTTTAATAGATATAATGTGAAGTATGTAAGTTATCGACAAagatcctatcaataccaatgactacgATTTGACTGCGAGTAGCGAGTGCGCAACACATGTTCACCactgcgaacacgtgaagtaatatCCTTAAGAACCCCTGAgtaaacaggtgctgagtccaaactatagtactgtcATTGCTAAGGcagttagcgtataaatagtgtttgcgttgtgtgatagatgtgatttgaatataggtGATGtacgtaacacccaaaagtgcgtaaagcaaaaagggatcgagtatactcacagattgtgttaaACAAGTAAACAccctcttggattgaagggagcgctaagagagattagcctgaacagttaacgatagaaTAAACGATAAGCGtcgcgtaaaacggtgcaaagtTGATAAGTGTCGTATggtaatccgatcagatggccattcgattggattgacatcttgatgtgtttgtgtatgatggtttgtcttttgaagttttcgttgtagaattttgaaaacaaagaagtatctctacccttcaggtcgttcgatcgaacgatggttcgatcgggtgacgatcCGTTCGGCAAGgcatttctcagagaacaagttcacagcagtgttgtcgctcgatcggatggtctaccgatcaggtggcaatccgttagaactgaATATGCATTGAACAtggtgaaaattgtttaagtgttgaagtcctaaacgtcacatggtcggatggttgttcgatcggatgataatccgatcggacggcaatccgttcgacgttcagatcCTTGAAAAGTTGAATCAtaagtttaagtgtgggacctaGTGTAAGCcaatcggatggctgtccgatcggatggaaaTCCAATCGGACGGCAATTCGTCCCAGCGACCTGATCGTCTTGACACTTGATTTTTTTGAAAGTTTGCaggtttgatcgagacggtgtgataaCGTATTAAACAACAGAACCTCGTCAAGACTCAAGtggtccgatcgaacaggaatcaccctagtccgaccagttaGCTGTTCAAGACGGTGGTTCATGTAcaacccgaaatcggttgtctcttagatagaattcagatcttgaaccaatacttcactaagaaggagtagaagatcagaactaGCTCCGATTCTAGcggttttgagtgcattaagtgtaaaagagttgaaagaaagttagaaaaccatctttcaatccttttcaccatgaatatgttcagatctatgcaagatctttgttcatTCATGTGGAACTcgtccagatctaagttgttcttggtggattgaagccaaaacatgaagttcattagaactccatgatgacatcaccctagaacacctcaaatccactgatgtcacggttaaaagttaagattcgaaaGAGAGAATGATGaaggagtgtgtgtagatcatagaagtacaagatttaggttgaaaacttacaagaatcgcgagaaatcgagagaaagcagagcttgagtgcggctgggtcaagtgagagctgtcacatcaagtgatgtgacaagtgagggtatttatagggtttcccaaaaaggaaagtgcaaaggatcgagtgggtcaccgatcggatgatagtccgatcgaatggcaacccgatcagatggcaatccgatcggttggccatccgatcgagcggtcactcgatcgagtggctccgacgattgagtttcggcgtttcgtttcgtgcgttgggTTTTGCTGTCACACCcagacttttgcggaagcgtgattatggtgtgactttcttaatatcattgcattcaatcataacatcaactatatgataaaaccataggatTGTCATCctttaaataagtttaaaaatgtaacaccccgtgttttccaaagtcaaagtcaaagtcaagtgttgactgttattggaattaaagattaataaagattaatttcattttagtttcattttgattttcgtattatttggagtaagtgttgtataattaaactaatcgaccgataatcgaactatgaatcaacgatcgactgtgaatgataggaagtaacaacgcaataaagcaagtcaatcaataatcaagctaatcaaatcaagcatcaaactcaagtgtggggattttagtacttttatacgtgtgtgtgccttatgtgttatttgtgcatgtttacttttatgttaaagtgtgtggtgaatcaatcaaatcaatcaagactcgaaggtgaatcaaactcaatcaaaaCCGACCTTGGAAACGAGTTGTAAGGATGCTtgcatgttagatatagtagttgggactaaaagtaatttgattaggaattctatcatcctcaaatcatcgttcatcgaactcgaaatatcgaaaatcgtcgcgaaacactcaaaatcaggcaagccgttcgaacagggcaacctgaacgaacaggctagccgatcgaacagggcaacctgatcgaacaggctagccgatcgaacaggactgttcgatcggacagctgctcgatcgggaatgctgttcgatcagctaacctttcctcttttggaagcctataaatagggctgtctttgtcaaactttccacttttggaaaagctctgaccgaccagcctcttcttctcactaaatccaagatttctctcaaacctgtaagtatttcactctaatctttgtacgtttttgttcattaatcgattctccatctttccatctttcaaaatctgaatttcatccatgaaatcaccaagatctaggcgttcttgagtgatgtcatcatggtgttcttggtgttcatcaagaacatcatgttcttgacttcattcaaccatgaataagctagatctaaccgatttccacatcaataacttaaaatcttccaaagatcttaacatttcacggtggaaaaagattggaagatgggttttcatctatctttcaactcttttacactcaaaaagggtgaaaacgagacttgaaccgacttacaaatcaacctaaacaaacacatggttcaagatccGGGTTTTACCAAGAGATTTACCGATCTCGGGTTGAATGTtgaacttaggttccaaaccgtctctgaccgagtttgggtgattcctgctcaagtcagtaggctaaatggggacttcagctttgtggttcaactcgtagtcaagatatctctaaaacatcaacaattaacgggaatacccaagtgttaggtgaaaagttaaccaaatcgagaagctggccgaacggctaggctgttcgatcgaacagcccaaccgaacgactatgccagccgatcggttaggctaaccgatcgactagcacttagacccaccaactcacaaaaagtgtagtattgacgaggtactgttcgatcgactacgccactcgattgtaatcattactgctcggatcatgagatactatactttaaaacacttagatttttgaaacaatggaatgtcacccgatcgagcatgctaaccgatcgagtgacatcttgccaagtctgcaatgctaaccgatcggttgggctaaccgatcgaacaactgttcgatcgaccaacttgaaaggtagtacaagccatcatacacaaacacatccttcacatcaaaggaagaaacaatccacttgaaggaaccagccgatcaagccagccagccgatcgaatggatgttcgaacggactttcaacccaatcgaacagcccactcgatcgaactgctgtccgatcgattggcctatccgatccagttttcctttgtttactttttccgcgttactcatcgttatgttatcaaactattcaggctaacctattctcagtgctcccttcaatccacaatcaaccactgtgagtatactcgatccctttttgctttcagcacttttgggtgttacatacgtaaactatcaaaatcacaatcaacacaaactacttgaacgctaaccgatttgcatgtgctacttgactaaatgattgctgtttattatgtttacacgtggagtgctatctacctgctttagcaacatagtactatagtttggactcagcacccgttcacacgggggttgctaaggacaattacttgcatggattacggtggtaatcatgtattgcgaactgtctcggacagtcaacccgcagtcgttggtatcaatggtcccatgttgataatttacatgcatcgttttcccttgtgtacgtgcttggttatgcgtaaactattcgaactctatatgctatatcaaacttgtgtactcacctttacattatatgtattgacttttattttaacgtatgtgacaggtgtttaagctactagcgtgctagggaagcgaggcaataataaacttctaggagcctgtgaccttaggacagtgtccacgtacctgttccagggccataattatctgtagatcttgcactggcacctgtagtcagtaagatccacagtagtcgtctagaggtcttaaaacaatatttacttttggtttgtaataattaagaatccgagttgtcggaacagttcccatattgtttagttgctttctatgataacttgttattgtttgggacacggtatgggacgtgttatataactgaattgtatgatagttgttgtggaaacttctgaacaatctgtttcgctcagtgccgcgccccgatgattccgccatcggttggggtgtgacagattggtatcagagccataactatagggaattaggttagacacgatctagtccggatcgctgtcttagaaacctagactatagttaggaaccaagagaccaagtttacgtgcttattttatgttgtttccttctattctatcaatacatccgaactccgagccaaattttgtagtttggacgggattaggagtgaaacccgcaaattcctgcctaaattacaaattttgccaattatttttttgcaaatttctatcaacaaacggggggaAAGTTATACCAAATTCGGGGCTGAAACCCATGAATTGATGAGaacttcctctaaattttcttaaaacaaggaagaaattgctaagctaggggtgaaaccctaaccttggcagtttttccgattttattttatctcgccaaggcaattgacggactccaacgacctgaactcacgagtatgacctagaatgcgcatgcgtaatgcccaagaatcgaggcagaaacatgtcccctagagtcgaaagtgacgacaagtcaactgcgaATAGTTAAAtcgccatggttagtcaaagtctagtagccgcagacaatccatttttcgatttgagtgttgctttgttgatttttatatgatttacctgtttacgtgctTTAAGGTTTGTTGATTGCTCCCTTTGCTATCAATCagcgtgacttttgttgctacCCTATCTCGATTcgaatccctgttgatgtgatctaaacgaaaccagtgtgctaggCTACGCTATACGattaagttagacgatacaaggtgaagctatccgatatgcaaaacaaACGACACTCGACATGTGgatataggtttctgttttctgactgcttctgtgataaaatttcgtacgtgtttaggaaattaagtgctctatttgcttaattgcttctgtgcttgagttgcttctgtgcttatgtgtctctgtgattatgtgtttatgtgtttatatgtgttacgtgacgcgagatgcgacgtgattctaagctttagtaaactaagacgtgcgagattcgaattcgttgtgttgagccctatggcgatgtctattgcagaccatgtcgtcatcatccaGGCCTCGTCAACGTCTTACTCGTCGGGAGAAGAGAGATCGTCGTCTTGCTGCTATCCTCTCTAAAAcagtagcaaaggctgtgagtgaagtattcgagaacgcaagcaagtcatctgaggaatcccgaaccctcacgcccaaagactccaacaaagctacttttagcttcaaacaattcaaggcatgtgggccaaaagagtttaccggtgaagatggccctacggctctgtttcattggtttgactctgtggaagttacccttcgtcaaagcggatgcccagatcatctccgtactctcaatgctaccggtgtttTCCAGTCACGAGccttggactggtggaccgcagaaaggaacaagcgcgggaacgacgctgcatacgagctgacgtggaaggaattgaa belongs to Helianthus annuus cultivar XRQ/B chromosome 5, HanXRQr2.0-SUNRISE, whole genome shotgun sequence and includes:
- the LOC110941547 gene encoding anthocyanidin 3-O-glucosyltransferase 5 isoform X1 — protein: MVNECAPKPHVALLASPGMGHITPLYELAVRLVTQHNFQVTFLVITAGSTVAQDSYLTAYPIPDLHIVDLPPPDMSNELLNNMKTVARLCYIVEQSIRPLRSVLNGLKRPKVKALIIDMFCTGVFEACKDLSIPVYSFFTASAALLTFSLYLPTLDCKADGEYVDLPEPVKVPGCNPIQTQDLMYLVPKSMINEYQQWFMHVSRLPMVTGIFVNSWEDLESVSLKAVKHEPFFANIPTPRVYPIGPLTKQAEPVLTKYEKETIAWLDKQPKDSVLFVALGSGGTLTSEQLTELAWGLELSQQRFVLVVRKPSDCAISGFFSAGSDVDDPIAYLPDGFVERSKGVGLVVSGWAPQVGVLSHPSTGAFLSHCGWNSTVESVKYGVPIIAWPLFAEQGINAALLSNEVGVAMRMPMVGEGGEAVVVRRKKIESVVKAVMEGEEGKKLRRRAKELQASGRETLSRGGSSYETLARVAESWNIET